In Aegilops tauschii subsp. strangulata cultivar AL8/78 chromosome 3, Aet v6.0, whole genome shotgun sequence, one genomic interval encodes:
- the LOC109747224 gene encoding uncharacterized protein isoform X2: MISSMSWVPRGAARSAPIQAEPPTQEEIDEAMKSIALATENDGSDAAAADDGEMEVDGADEEDNEDVAQAKAAAEALGKTGSGGGVSDGLEELNMEEYDDEDDEPELLSAGGRGDLYYENNEEDPHLIRNNDDDGDEDDEEIEDMTIKPTDMLIVCAHNEDEFNSLQVSIVEELEDGDLNMYVHHEVPLSDFPLYTAWMDFNFKDAKKEGNFIAVGTMDPAIEIWNLDIVDEVKPHIVLGGLSKNKEKGKNYKEGSHRSSVLGLAWNAVVRNALASASADKTIKVWDLYTGKCDRTLQHHDGKVQSVAWRSPEVLLSGSFDRSVAMTDMRGDGQSCHKWSVEADVESLACDPHNEHTFVVSLENGTVQAFDRRTASSHSNCGQPMFTLHAHDKAVSSISFTPSTPNLLATGSTDNTVKLWDLSNNQPSCVASLNPNLGAIFSVSFSNDSPFLLACGGSKGKLKVWNTLLEPAVANRVGK; the protein is encoded by the exons ATGATCTCGTCCATGTCCTGGGTGCCCAGGGGCGCCGCCAGGAGCGCCCCCATCCAGGCGGAGCCGCCCACGCAGGAGGAGATCGACGAGGCCATGAAGAGCATCGCCCTCGCCACAGA AAATGATGGCAgtgacgccgccgccgccgacgacggcGAGATGGAGGTCGACGGCGCCGACGAGGAGGACAATGAGGATGTTGCCCAGGCCAAGGCCGCCGCCGAGGCGCTCGGGAAGACCGGCTCGGGAGGCGGTGTCTCCGATGGGCTGGAGGAGCTCAACATGGAGGAAtacgacgacgaggacgacg AGCCTGAGCTTCTCAGTGCCGGCGGGAGGGGGGATTTGTACTATGAGAACAACGAAGAGGACCCTCATCTCATCAGGAACAACGAT GACGACGGtgatgaggacgacgaggagATTGAGGACATGACCATCAAACCTACTGATATGCTGATTGTTTGTGCGCATAACGAGGATGAGTTCAATTCTCTTCAG GTTAGTATAGTGGAAGAATTGGAGGACGGGGATCTTAATATGTATGTTCATCATGAGGTCCCTCTTTCAGATTTTCCACTCTACACGGCTTGGATGGATTTTAACTTTAAGGATGCCAAGAAAGAAG GGAATTTCATTGCTGTTGGCACCATGGATCCTGCAATTGAAATATGGAACTTGGATATT GTTGATGAGGTCAAACCACATATTGTGCTAGGAGGACTTtcaaaaaacaaagaaaag GGAAAAAATTACAAGGAGGGTAGCCACAGAAGTTCTGTGCTCGGACTTGCGTGGAATGCGGTGGTGAG GAACGCTCTAGCTAGTGCAAGTGCAGACAAAACTATTAAAGTTTGGGATTTATATACCGGTAAATGTGATCGCACACTGCAACATCATGATGGCAAG GTTCAATCAGTTGCCTGGAGGTCACCTGAAGTTCTTCTCAGTGGATCTTTTGATAGATCAGTGGCCATG ACTGACATGAGAGGTGATGGACAAAGTTGTCATAAATGGTCCGTCGAAGCAGATGTGGAAAGCTTAGCTTGTGATCCACACAATGAACACACGTTTGTG GTTAGTCTTGAAAATGGGACGGTTCAAGCGTTTGATAGGCGGACAGCTTCATCGCATTCAAATTGCGGCCAGCCCATGTTTACTCTGCACGCACACGACAAGGCTGTTTCTTCAATATCCTTCACCCCATCTACCCCCAAT CTCCTTGCGACAGGTTCAACTGATAACACG GTGAAGCTCTGGGATCTGTCGAACAACCAGCCGTCATGCGTCGCTTCACTGAATCCAAACCTT GGAGCTATATTTTCGGTATCGTTTTCGAACGACAGCCCCTTCCTGCTAGCATGCGGAGGATCAAAAGGCAAACTGAAA GTCTGGAACACACTGTTGGAACCAGCGGTGGCTAATAGAGTCGGCAAGTAG
- the LOC109747224 gene encoding uncharacterized protein isoform X1: MISSMSWVPRGAARSAPIQAEPPTQEEIDEAMKSIALATENDGSDAAAADDGEMEVDGADEEDNEDVAQAKAAAEALGKTGSGGGVSDGLEELNMEEYDDEDDEPELLSAGGRGDLYYENNEEDPHLIRNNDDDGDEDDEEIEDMTIKPTDMLIVCAHNEDEFNSLQVSIVEELEDGDLNMYVHHEVPLSDFPLYTAWMDFNFKDAKKEGNFIAVGTMDPAIEIWNLDIVDEVKPHIVLGGLSKNKEKVKGEKGKNYKEGSHRSSVLGLAWNAVVRNALASASADKTIKVWDLYTGKCDRTLQHHDGKVQSVAWRSPEVLLSGSFDRSVAMTDMRGDGQSCHKWSVEADVESLACDPHNEHTFVVSLENGTVQAFDRRTASSHSNCGQPMFTLHAHDKAVSSISFTPSTPNLLATGSTDNTVKLWDLSNNQPSCVASLNPNLGAIFSVSFSNDSPFLLACGGSKGKLKVWNTLLEPAVANRVGK, translated from the exons ATGATCTCGTCCATGTCCTGGGTGCCCAGGGGCGCCGCCAGGAGCGCCCCCATCCAGGCGGAGCCGCCCACGCAGGAGGAGATCGACGAGGCCATGAAGAGCATCGCCCTCGCCACAGA AAATGATGGCAgtgacgccgccgccgccgacgacggcGAGATGGAGGTCGACGGCGCCGACGAGGAGGACAATGAGGATGTTGCCCAGGCCAAGGCCGCCGCCGAGGCGCTCGGGAAGACCGGCTCGGGAGGCGGTGTCTCCGATGGGCTGGAGGAGCTCAACATGGAGGAAtacgacgacgaggacgacg AGCCTGAGCTTCTCAGTGCCGGCGGGAGGGGGGATTTGTACTATGAGAACAACGAAGAGGACCCTCATCTCATCAGGAACAACGAT GACGACGGtgatgaggacgacgaggagATTGAGGACATGACCATCAAACCTACTGATATGCTGATTGTTTGTGCGCATAACGAGGATGAGTTCAATTCTCTTCAG GTTAGTATAGTGGAAGAATTGGAGGACGGGGATCTTAATATGTATGTTCATCATGAGGTCCCTCTTTCAGATTTTCCACTCTACACGGCTTGGATGGATTTTAACTTTAAGGATGCCAAGAAAGAAG GGAATTTCATTGCTGTTGGCACCATGGATCCTGCAATTGAAATATGGAACTTGGATATT GTTGATGAGGTCAAACCACATATTGTGCTAGGAGGACTTtcaaaaaacaaagaaaaggttaAGGGGGAAAAG GGAAAAAATTACAAGGAGGGTAGCCACAGAAGTTCTGTGCTCGGACTTGCGTGGAATGCGGTGGTGAG GAACGCTCTAGCTAGTGCAAGTGCAGACAAAACTATTAAAGTTTGGGATTTATATACCGGTAAATGTGATCGCACACTGCAACATCATGATGGCAAG GTTCAATCAGTTGCCTGGAGGTCACCTGAAGTTCTTCTCAGTGGATCTTTTGATAGATCAGTGGCCATG ACTGACATGAGAGGTGATGGACAAAGTTGTCATAAATGGTCCGTCGAAGCAGATGTGGAAAGCTTAGCTTGTGATCCACACAATGAACACACGTTTGTG GTTAGTCTTGAAAATGGGACGGTTCAAGCGTTTGATAGGCGGACAGCTTCATCGCATTCAAATTGCGGCCAGCCCATGTTTACTCTGCACGCACACGACAAGGCTGTTTCTTCAATATCCTTCACCCCATCTACCCCCAAT CTCCTTGCGACAGGTTCAACTGATAACACG GTGAAGCTCTGGGATCTGTCGAACAACCAGCCGTCATGCGTCGCTTCACTGAATCCAAACCTT GGAGCTATATTTTCGGTATCGTTTTCGAACGACAGCCCCTTCCTGCTAGCATGCGGAGGATCAAAAGGCAAACTGAAA GTCTGGAACACACTGTTGGAACCAGCGGTGGCTAATAGAGTCGGCAAGTAG